In one Ignavibacteriales bacterium genomic region, the following are encoded:
- a CDS encoding YCF48-related protein, producing MKRILLLITLFNCYSITNAQWFWQNPLPQGNSLNSVKFITSTVGWVLQLSGTYNVLAGVSFTDANNGTVVGQYGIILRTTNGGTTWLLQPSGTANDLNGVSFTDVNNGTAVGDGGTILRTTNGGITWTSQLSDKIYLLNGVFFTDANNGTAVGCLQILRTTDGGTTLG from the coding sequence ATGAAAAGAATATTATTATTGATCACTTTATTTAACTGTTATAGTATTACAAACGCACAATGGTTTTGGCAAAATCCATTACCACAAGGTAATTCACTAAACAGTGTAAAATTTATTACATCAACAGTTGGCTGGGTTTTACAATTAAGCGGAACATACAATGTATTAGCTGGTGTATCCTTTACCGACGCAAATAACGGGACGGTAGTTGGTCAATACGGTATAATTCTAAGAACAACAAACGGTGGAACAACCTGGCTTTTGCAACCAAGCGGAACCGCAAACGATTTGAATGGTGTCTCATTTACTGATGTAAATAACGGGACGGCTGTCGGTGATGGCGGTACAATACTCAGAACAACAAATGGTGGAATAACCTGGACTTCACAATTAAGTGATAAAATATATTTATTAAATGGTGTCTTCTTTACCGATGCAAATAATGGGACGGCAGTTGGTTGCCTACAAATCCTTAGAACTACGGACGGCGGAACAACCCTGGGCTGA